The DNA segment GAAGATCATAAAAATAGCAAAAAATATTATTAAATTTAAATAAAATCTAATATCTAAAACATTAAAAATCTCTCTTAACAAACAATAATTGTGGCTTATTTGTTAAGAGAGATTTTTATAATATATATTTTAGTTGTTTTATACTATCTATTCTAATATCAGCTTCATCTAATTCACCAAGTTTATGAAATCCATAATTACAACCTATAGTTAAAATATTATTTTTCTTTCCTGCTTCTATATCCTGAAATCTATCTCCTATCATAACCATATCTATAGGATATTTCTTCTTTAATTTAGCTAAAATTTCATGTTTAGAAATGTAATCATATTCTTCAGAACAAGCCATTTCTACAAAGTAACTATTTAATCCAAATATTTCTTTTGCCTTATCTCTATAACCTATACTACAGTTACTAAGAAATACTAAATTATATCCCTTAGCTTTTAAATACCTAAGAGTTTCTATTGCATGTGGATATAATACTGCTTTTCTAGAATTTATTTGACTAACCATTTCTCTACCTATTATTTTACTTGCTTTATCTCTAATATCTGTATCAATATCTGGCATAAATTCTTCCCACATTGCTTTGCTACTAAATCCTAGCCAATATGAAATTTCTTCATCATTCCATTTTTTCTCCGGAGCTTCACCTATATTAACTAGATAATTATAAGCTTTTCTAAAGGCAGGTCCATAAATCTTTATACTATTATGAATAGTTCCATCATAATCTAAAAATATTGTTTTTATATTTTCAAACATATTGATTTTACCTATATTTCTCTTAATAAATTTGCCATCTCTATTGCTGTAATAGCTGCTTCAGCCCCTTTATTTCCTGCTTTTGTCCCTGCCCTTTCTATAGCTTGCTCAATAGTATCAGTTGTAAGTACTCCAAATATAACTGGAAGTTCTGTTTCTAAAGATACATTTGCAATTCCTTTTGAAACTTCACTTGATACATAATCAAAATGTGGTGTAGCTCCTCTAATAACAGCACCTATACATATTACACCATCATATTTTTCTGACTTAGTCAATTTTTTAGCCACTAAAGGCATTTCAAATGCTCCAGGTACCCAAATAATTTCAATATCTTCTTCTTCAACCCCATGACGTTTAAAAGCATCTATAGCTCCAGACAATAATTTACTTCCTATAAACTCATTAAATCTTCCTACTACTATAGAGAATTTTAACCCTTTAGCAATTAAATTTCCTTCGTATGTTTTCATTTACTTTTCCTCCTTAAAATTTAGCATGTGCCCCATTTTTTTCTTTTTAGTTTTTAAATAATATTCATTTCTTTCATTATGATTCATCTGAATAGGTACTCTTTCTACAACTTCTATTCCATATCCTGAAATTCCTGATAATTTTTTAGGATTATTAGTCATAAGCTTTACCTTTCTTACACCTAAATCAGATAATATTTGAGCACCAATACCATAATCTCTCATATCTTCTGGAAAACCAAGAGCTATATTAGCTTCTACTGTATCCATTCCTTTATCTTGTAGAGCATAAGCTTTAATCTTATTTATCAGACCAATTCCTCTTCCTTCTTGACGCATATAAAGTAATATTCCTCTTCCTTCTTGTTCAATATTTTTCATAGCTGCAGCAAATTGATCTCCACAGTCACATCTAAGAGAACCAAAGGCATCTCCTGTTAAACATTCTGAATGTACTCTTACTAATACTGGCTTTTCATCAGATACATCTCCTTTAACTAGAGCTACATGATGTTCTCTATTTAATTTGTTAACATATCCTACTATTTTAAATTCTCCATATTTAGTAGGCATAAAAGCCTCTGATGCTCTTTCTATTAAAGATTCATTTTTTCTTCTATATTTAATTAAGTCTGCTATAGTTATTATTTTTAAATTATGTTCTTTTACATATTCCATAAGTTCAGGTACCCTAGCCATTGTTCCATCTTCATTCATAATTTCACATATAACACCTGCAGGATATAAATTAGCTAACTTTGCTAAATCTACTGCTGCTTCTGTATGACCTGCTCTTTTTAATACACCACCTTCTTTTGCTACTAAAGGGAATATATGTCCTGGCCTATTAAAATCATTTGATATTGCAGTAGTATCTATTAATTTTTGAACTGTCATGGCTCTTTCTTCTGCTGAAATACCAGTGGTAGTTTCTGTAGAGTCAACAGATACTGTAAAAGCTGTTTCCTTTGGATCCGTATTTACAGATACCATTGGATAAATATCTAACTCATTAACTCTTTCTTTTGTCATAGGAGTACATATAAGCCCTCTACCATATTTAGCCATGAAGTTTATCTCCTCAGCAGTTGCTTTTTCAGCTGCCATTAATAAGTCCCCTTCATTTTCCCTATTTTCATCATCTACTACTACAATCATTTTCCCAGCTTTAATATCTTCAATTGCTTCTTCTATTGTATTAAATTTATACATTGTGTCACCTTCCTTTATACAAATCCATTTTCTTTTAAAAAATTTATATCTATTAAACTTTTTGGTTGATCCAATTTTTCAAATGTCATAAATCTTTCAATATATTTTCCAACCATATCAAATTCTAAATTTACTTCGTTTCCCACTTTTTTACTTAATAATATAGTTTCCTCTTTAGTTAATGGTATAATTGAAACTTTGAAAATATTATCATCTACTAAAGCTACTGTTAAACTAGTTCCATCAATAGCTATAGAACCTTTATTAATGATATACTTCATAACTTCATAAGTAGATTCTATAGATACCCAAGTAGCATTATCTTCTTCTTCTATACCTTTAATAATACCTACTCCATCTATATGTCCAGATACAATATGTCCTCCAAATCTATCTCCTAATTTCATTGCTCTTTCAAGATTAACTCTACTTCCAGAATTTAAATCTTTTAAATTACTACGTCTCATTGTTTCAGGCATAACATCTATAGTGAAGGTGTTTTTACCAAAATCTACAACTGTAAGACATACTCCATTAGTACTTATGCTATCACCTAGATGTATTCCCTCTAAAACTTTCTGTGCTTTAACAGTTATTTGAGATGAATTAATACCCTTTACAATCTTATCAACTATTCCTATTTCTTCTATAAGTCCTGTAAACATTTATCTATCTTCCTTCCTTAAATAACCTTCAATTAAAATATCTCCATTGAATTTTGACATAGTCATATCTTTTAGAATAAATGCATCATCTATATAGGATCTACCTTGTCCTCCAACTGGAGTTTTAGCATTATTTCCTCCTATTATTTTAGGTGCTATGAAGGATAATACTTTATCTACAATCCCTTGTTCTAATGCACTATAGTTTAGAGTAGATCCTCCCTCTAATAAAATACTGTCTATTTTCATTCTAGCTAATTGACTCATTAAATTAGCTAAATCTACCTTCCCATTTTTTAATGGAGTAATTATAACTTCTCCACCTTTTTCTTTAATTAATTGTATTTTTTTATTATCAATTTTTTCAGTTGTAGCTATAATTGTTTTTGATTTTGACTTTATTTTTAATACATTAGCATCTAAAGGAACTCTTCCATTTGTATCTACAATTATTCTAATAGGATCTAAATATCTATCACCAAGTCTTGTTGTAAGTCTAGGGTTATCCTTTAACACAGTACCTATACCTACCATAATTGCAGATACTTTATGTCGTATTTGATGTACATATTTTCTAGAAAATTCATTAGTAATCCACTTTGAATCTCCAGTATATGATGAAATTTTACCATCTAAAGTCATTGCTGTTTTAAGTATGCAAAATGGCTTATTCTGAGTTATATACTTTATAAAAATTTCATTTACTTTTTTTATTTCTTCTTGTAAAACTCCTACTTTAACCTCTATACCATTAGCTCTTAAAATTTCAATACCTTTTCCTGATACTAAAGGATTAGGATCTTTCATGCCAATAATTACTTTTGAAATACCCTTCTCAACAATGTTATTTACACAAGGAGGAGTTTTTCCAAAGTGAGAACAAGGCTCTAATGTAACATACATTGTAGCTCCCTTCACATCTTCTGTAGCATTATTAAAAGCATTAACTTCAGCATGAGGTCCACCATAAAATTCATGATAACCTTCTCCAATTATTTTTTCATCTTTTATTATTACTGCACCTACTAAAGGATTTGGGTTAGTATATCCTTCACCCTTTTTAGAAATTTCTATGGCTCTTTTCATATATTTTATCTCCATTTACTCCCTCCCAACTCTTATAATAAAAATATTCTTTTTTTATTATGTCCTTTATTAAAACTATTAATTATTATATTATTTGACCAAAAAATAAAGCTCTGAAGGTTTAACTTCAGAGCTTTATAAATATGTCATATTATATATAAATACATCAAAATAATATATAAACTTATATTTATTAATTAATTATATCTTCTTCCATCCAGACTTTACTGTCGGTCTTGGAATTTCACCAAATCAACCATATTTTCATATGGGTCGCGGACTTTACCGCCGGTCGGGAATTTCACCCTGCCCTGAAGATCTTATTCAATTTTATGTTTAAAATATATCATTGTTAATTAGTTTTTGTCAAGAAAAATCTTAAAAAAGTTAAATATTACATATTAGTCAATTCTTTTTCTATGCTTTTTAGTCTAGGAGTTTCCCTTGTCCATATATATATGCTTACTGTACTTGCTATGGTAAGTAACATAATCCTAAGTATCAGTTTATCCAAAACAAATATCACAGAAAATCCTATTGTAAGCCAGATTAAAAGTATTGCTCTTTTTTTAGCTTTTAAAGGTATCCCATTACCTTTTATATAGTCAGATACATATGGAGCTAAATATTTGTTATTTAATATAAACTTATATAATCTATCACTACTTTTTACAAAACAAGCTAAAGATAATAGTAAAAAAGGAGTAGTAGGAAGTACTGGTAATATTATTCCTATTGTTCCAAATATCAAACTTAAGCTTCCTATTATAATTAAAATTATTTTTTTCATCTTATTTTCCTTTATATTTTTTGGCTAAGCTATTACACTTTCATTATATTTATAACATTTTTTATATTTATTGTATCATATTTTCTTAAATATTTAATTATAAAAAACCACTTTTCAATTGAAAAGTGGTTTTTTATAATTAATAATTTGATTGTTTTATTTCAAAATATGCTTCTTCATGTTTACAAACTGGACACATTTTTGGAGATTTTTCTCCTACATGTACATGCCCACATTTACGACAATACCAGCTTTGCTCATTTTCTTTTTTGAAAACTAATTCTTCTTTAACATTATCGTAAAGTTTTAAATAACGTTCTTCATGATCTTTTTCTATTTCTGCTATTGATTTAAATGCAATTGCTATCTTTTTAAACCCTTCTTCTTCAGCTATTTTTGCAAATTCAGGATATATAGCAATAAACTCTTCATGTTCTCCATCTGCAGCAGATTTTAAGTTTTCAGCAGTAGTACCTACCTTACCTGCTGGATATGTAGCAGTGATTTCAACATCTCCACCTTCTAAAAATCCAAAGAATATTTTTGCATGTTGATATTCATTTTCTGCTGTTTGTAAAAAGAAGTCTGATATTTGTTCATACCCTTCTTTTTTTGCTTGTTTTGCAAACATTGTGTAACGATTTCTTGCTTGAGATTCTCCAGCAAATGCTTTTAGTAAATTTTGTTCTGTTTTAGTTCCTTTTAAACTTGACATTTTAATAAATTCCCCCTTAATTATATATATTTAACTTTAAAGACAACTTTTACATTTACCTTTAAAGTATAAATGCTTTTCATCAATTTGAAACCCTTTTAAAGTCCCGTCTTGTAATTTTATATCTTCTATTTCAAAGTCATACACTTCTCCACAATCAGTACATTTAAAATGTCCATGAAATTTAGTATCAGCATCATATCTTGTTTCATTCTCTTCTATTGTAATCATTGTAGCAATATTATTTTTCATAAATAAACTAAATGTATTATATACTGTTGTTTTAGATAATGTAGGCATTTCTTTTATCAAATCATTATATATCTTTTCTACAGTTGGATGGTTTTTATTTTTTGATAAATATTCATATATTTTTATGCGTTGTAGTGAAGGTTTTATACCGTGTTCTTTTAAATAATCACTTGTACTAATCTCCATAATCTTTCCTTCATCTCCTTACATCGCTCTTTATTTGTAATAGTTTTAAATTTGTAATGATTACAATATAATCATAATAGATTCTCATTAGTTTGTCAAGTATTTATTATAAATTATAATGAAGTTATATATATCAAATTCCCTAACTACTATAGTGACTTAATCTTATAATAACACATATTATATAAAAAGATATAAATTAAAACTAAAATAATATTATCCAGGAGGTATGTGCTATGGAATCTTTCAAATCCTTCTCTGGAATTGTTGTTATGATTGATCACTTTTGGAGAGGTAACTCTGATAGAATAGGATGTAATAAATTAATTTCTGTACAAAATCCAAATAGACAATTAGTAAATTTTGTAGTATCACCAGATACTTACTTTGTAAATAGAGTAATGGTGAATATAGGAGATAGAGTAAATGTGTTTTATGATGCAAATCAGCCTACTCCTCTAATTTTCCCACCACAATTACAAGCAGTGGTTATTAGTAAACCTTCACAACTTCAAAATGTAAAAGTAGATTATTTTGATAGAAATTTAATAAGTAGTGATGGGACATTACAATTAAATATTTCTCCTTCTACTCAAATAATGTTAGAAAATGGGCAGGTATTTTTAGGCGATATTAAAAACCGAAATCTAATTGTTGTATATGGTCCCAAAACAAAAAGTATCCCACCCCAAACTACACCATATAAAGTTATTGTCATGTGTTAATATATAAGATAAGAACTGACATGTCAGTTCTTATCTTATATATATTATTTACTTCTCTTCATATCCCTTAGGATTTTCACTTTGCCATCTCCATGAATCCCTACACATATCTTCTAATGACTTTTCACTAGACCAATCTAATTCTTTTTTTGCCTTTTGTGGATCTGCAAAACAAGTTGCAATATCTCCTGCTCTTCTATCTTTAATATCATAAGGAATTTTTGCTCCTGTAGCCTTTTCAAAATTCTTTACTACATCAAGTACACTATATCCCTTTCCTGTACCTAAATTATATGCATCTACTCCTGTTGTATTTAATGCTTTTTCAAGTGCTTTTATATGGCCTTTGGCTAAATCTACTACATGTATATAATCTCTTACTCCTGTTCCATCATGAGTATTGTAATCATTACCAAAAATGGATAATTTTTCTCTTTTACCTACTGCAACCTGAGTAATATAAGGCATCAAATTATTTGGTATTCCAGTTGGATCTTCACCTATTCTACCAGATTCATGAGCTCCTATTGGATTGAAGTATCTAAGAAGAGATATGCTCCAATCTTTATCTGATACATAAACATCCCTTAATATTTGTTCTATCATTAGTTTTGTACTACCATATGGATTTGTTGTACTAAGTGGTAAATCTTCTGTTAAAGGAGATTCATTATTCATACCATATACTGTAGCTGATGAGCTAAATACCATGTTTTTCACATCATATTTATCCATAAGTTCACAAAGAATAAGAGTTCCTGTTATATTGTTATGATAATATTTTAATGGTATTTCTACTGATTCTCCTACTGCTTTAAGTCCTGCAAAATGAATTACTGAACTTATTTCATTTTCCTGAAATACCTTTTCTAAATTTTCTCTATCTAATAAATCTACTTCATAAAAATCAAAATCTTTATTTGTAAGTTCTTTAATTCTCTTTAAAACTTCAGGTTTGCTATTAGAATAATTGTCTACTATTACAACTTCATAACCATCATTTAATAACTCAACAACTGTATGGCTTCCTATATAACCTGCTCCTCCTGTTACTAATACTTTCATATTATCCCTCCAAAATTATTATCTATATATATAATACCATAATTTTAATATATAATTAAAAAAAGATAGTTAGAAAAATTATAACTATCTTTTTTTATGTAAATTCCAACCTATAACTGCTGCTCCTAAAGCTCCAATTATTTGTGTATCTTCTGTTGAAAATATTCTTTGTTTTAATTTAGTTTCTAATATATTTTTAAGATTTTTACTTTTTGCAACTCCACCAGTAAATGCAATTTTCTCATTAATATTAACTCTATTTAATAAAGAACATGCTTTATCAGCAATAGAATAAAGTATTCCAGTGGCTATTTGTTCTTTTGGTTTACCTTGAGCTAAAAGACTTATTATTTCTGATTCAGCAAAAACAGTACACATACTACTTATATTGACAGGTTTTTCATTTCTACAAAAGTCATCAATATCATCTACATCTATTCCCAAATTATTCAAAGTCACTTCAAGAAATTTCCCTGTACCTGCTGCACATTTATCATTCATTATGAAATTTACTACGTTTCCATTGGAGTCTAAACTTATAACTTTACTATCTTGTCCTCCAATATCCAATATTGTTCTGATATTAGAATTTAAACTATATGCTCCTTTAGCATGACAGCTTATTTCAGTTATAGTTTTGTCAGCAAAATCCATGGAAATTCTACCATAGCCTGTCCCGATTATTTTAGAAATATCATCTTTACAAAGATTATTTCTATCAATCAGTATTTCAAATGCATTTTTTGATGATGATTTAGGACTCCATCCAGTAGGTATTATTAATGTATCTATTATATTGCCATTATATAATACAGCCTTTGTAGCCACAGAACCAGTATCTATCCCTATACTATACAAATAACCACCTCTATTTAAACCAATTTCTAGACTTTTTCTCTATAGTATGAATCCCACTTACTTCTATATCCTTATTTTCTTCTATAATTTCTTCTATTAAATGTCGTAATTCTGGATCTATAATTATAGATATACCACAACATTTACTTAAACTTCTAGGAGTAGGTGAAATAATATATTTTATAGATTTCTCTTTTAATTTTTTCTCGAGTGCTAAACCATCACTATGTGAAGGAAAAAGTATATAAGTTTGTTTTCTCAAAACATCACCTTTATATCGCTAACTCTTTATTCATACTTATCATTTCAAAGAAAGCCTCAAGTCTAGTATTAATCTGACCTGCATCTTGCATACTATAGTCACTTTCTATCATCATTACTGGTATACCTTCTTTATCTAATGCATCTTTAACCTTTTTATATTCAATAGCATAAGTATGACAGAAAGGAAGAGAATTATATATTACTCCATCTGCATTATATTCTTTATATAATCTAATAATATCTTCTATTCTGCCTTCATTTGGGCTAAAACATGCACAATTTATCCCCATATATCTATCTGAAAGTGCTTTAAGTCCACTATCTAAATCTGTTATATTCTCATCTACAAGTCTTTCAAAATATTTTGTACCAGTACATGCCTCTTCACAAACTACTGCTCCCCCACTAGTTTCAATTAAATGATGCATCTTCCAGTTTGGTATAGCCATTGGTGTACCTGTAAGTAATATTCTTGGAGTATCATCTTTAAATACTGATATATTTTTCTCTATTCTTTCTTCTAATTCATCACAAAGTTCATTTGTTTTTTCTATGAATCTATTTGGATCATCATAAAAAGCTACTTGAGTTATTAAAAGAGCATCCTTACCACTAATAGGTAGTTTTTCTGACTTTCTTGCATCATATAATCTTTGTAATACTCTTCTTTTATCATTAACAAGTTTTATTTTTTCTTTTAAACTTTCCAAAGTAACTTTATTTCCAGTTAAATCCTCAACTTTTTCCTTAAAAATATTTATTTCTTCTTTAAAATGGTCATAATCTTTTTCTCTTTTCATTTGTGGTAAATCCATGACATGCATTGGTGTATATTCACCTAGTATTTCCCAAGCTTTTTTCTTGCCATCACAAGTAGTCTCACCTACAAGCATATCAGCAGATTGAAAATATGGACATGTTCCACTTAATTTAGCACCTACTGAAGCTTTTATAAGAGGACACATATTTCTTGGTAAAACCTTTTCACCATCAGGAACCCAAAAATCAGACCCACCACATAATCCAACTCCTATCCCATCTGCAGCCATTATAACCTCATCTGGAACAAACACACAAAAACTTCCGAAAACTTTTCCTCCATCTTTTCTATGCTCATTCAACTCTTTTATTCTTAGACCATGAATTTCAGATACTACAAAATTAAAATAATTCATACCTTCTGCTCTATTTTCTTGTGTCATGTAAATATCCCCATAAAATTCTGGCAATACTTCACATAATTGATCATGCTTTTCTAAATCCATATCTAATGAATCCCATAGTTCTCTGTAATCTGCCATTTCATTTCCCCCTATATTATATAATCTATTCAGATTATATAATATTTAAGAAAATTAATTAACAATTATTCATAACTTTGATACTTAAAATACAAAGTATTTATTTTATCTATACTCTAAATCATCTTCATCCAAAATACTACTAACATTATAGATATTGAATTTTTCTCTTATTTCTGGATATGTCATAAAAAAACTAACTAATTTTTCTATTGATCTTATTGTATCAATACACAAGTAATGCTCCATTGCTTCTGCTTCTGCTTTTTCATCACATGAAGAACCTATAATATCCACAAATTCTCTTAGAATTCTATTTCTTTCAACTAAAAATTTTCCTTTTCTCTCTCCTTTTTCTAATACTTCAATTTTTTCATAAGGTTCATATTTTATATAATTTAGCTCTTTTAGTTTTTTCAGTCCCTTAACAACTGAAGGCATAGATACATTTAATGTATCAGCAATATCCTTATTTCTAATATCTTTTTCTTTTAATGATAATCTATACACTTCTTCTAAATAGTCCTCTAAACTAGGTGACAACATATAATCATTCCTTTACTATAAATTAATTTAAATATCATTAATATTTATTATACCCATTTTAATATGATTATTATATAAAGAAATTAGGGGGTTAAATCTTGCAAGTATTAAATATTATAATAATCTCTATAGCATTGGCACTTGATGCATCTGGTATAGCTTTTTCTATAGGTATAGATAGAAGACTAAAGAGATATGATAAACTTTTCTTTATATTTAGTTTTGGTTTTTTTCAATTTCTTTTAGCATTTTTAGGAGGTTATTTTGGATGTCTATTTAATATTTATGTATTTAAACTTTCTTCTATGATGGGAGGAATAATTATAATATTAGTGGGAATTTTTATGATAAAAGAAAGTTTAGATAACAATACTAAATTAGTAAAGTTTACTTTTATAATAAAAATTGCTCTAAGTATTTCTGTAAGTATAGATGCTTTTGTTGTAGGGTTTTCAACTTTTAACTCTATAAATTCTATGTTTATTATATTTGATTATTCAATAATTATTGGTTTAATTACAACTTTAATGACTAGTATAGCTTTTAATATTAGTAAAAAATTATCTAAAATAAATTTTATTAAAAAATATGCTGACCTATCTTCAGGAACAATTTTAATATTATTTGGACTTAAAATGATTTTATTTTAAATATGGTTAAAATTACCTCGTTTAAAAATGTATTCATTACATAAAATATTATTGCAACATAAAAACATATGAAGGTGAGGGAAAACACATGGCTAGAAACACTTCAAACAAATTAGTAGTACCTGAAGCTCGTCAAGCTCTTAATCAAATGAAAGCTGAGATAGCTAGTGAATTAGGTATGGCTAACTATGAATCTATGGATAAAGGTAACTTAACAGCTAGAGATAATGGTTATGTTGGCGGATATATGACTAAGAAATTAGTTGAGCAAGCTCAAAGAAACATGAGTGGAAAATAATAACTTATAAACATACTAAAAGATAGGTGAATATTCACCTATCTTTTTTATTATTCACCAGGAGTAAATGTTCTTGATCCTAGTTCTTTATTTAACATAAATAATCCTTGTGGACTATCTCCTATTCTTTCTAATTTTGCTATTATAGTTTTCATAGTAGCTTCTTCTTCTACTTGTTCATCTACAAACCAATTTAGAAAACTTATAGTAGCATAATCATTTTCTTCATGAGCTAATTTCATTAAATTATTAATTCTTTCTGTAACTTTTTTTTCATGTGCAAGTGCAGTTTCAAATGCGTCTTTTATTGATGAAAATTCATTTTTAGGTTCTTCCATTGAGCTTATTTTTACTCTACCATCTCTATCATTGATATAATCATAGAACTTTCTTGCATGGAATCTTTCTTCATCTGC comes from the Senegalia massiliensis genome and includes:
- a CDS encoding metal-dependent transcriptional regulator, with protein sequence MLSPSLEDYLEEVYRLSLKEKDIRNKDIADTLNVSMPSVVKGLKKLKELNYIKYEPYEKIEVLEKGERKGKFLVERNRILREFVDIIGSSCDEKAEAEAMEHYLCIDTIRSIEKLVSFFMTYPEIREKFNIYNVSSILDEDDLEYR
- a CDS encoding manganese efflux pump MntP family protein, encoding MQVLNIIIISIALALDASGIAFSIGIDRRLKRYDKLFFIFSFGFFQFLLAFLGGYFGCLFNIYVFKLSSMMGGIIIILVGIFMIKESLDNNTKLVKFTFIIKIALSISVSIDAFVVGFSTFNSINSMFIIFDYSIIIGLITTLMTSIAFNISKKLSKINFIKKYADLSSGTILILFGLKMILF
- a CDS encoding alpha/beta-type small acid-soluble spore protein codes for the protein MARNTSNKLVVPEARQALNQMKAEIASELGMANYESMDKGNLTARDNGYVGGYMTKKLVEQAQRNMSGK
- a CDS encoding ferritin; amino-acid sequence: MASEKMLKALNEQLNFEYESANYYLAMGAYCADEDFEGIENFFMVQADEERFHARKFYDYINDRDGRVKISSMEEPKNEFSSIKDAFETALAHEKKVTERINNLMKLAHEENDYATISFLNWFVDEQVEEEATMKTIIAKLERIGDSPQGLFMLNKELGSRTFTPGE